One genomic region from Candidatus Mesenet endosymbiont of Agriotes lineatus encodes:
- a CDS encoding glutaredoxin domain-containing protein: MITTMHIKPVVIYTWEKCGWCKKAKDLLNKKGIEYEEREITNENNYNEISEYLNAQGISKVTVPQIFIGDEHIGGYSDLEKLNAENKLDKMLQDYSFYTADIYENDMGQPDELDIELHTNYDDIL; this comes from the coding sequence ATGATAACTACAATGCACATAAAACCAGTTGTAATCTATACATGGGAAAAATGCGGTTGGTGTAAAAAAGCAAAAGACTTACTTAATAAAAAAGGAATAGAGTATGAAGAACGCGAGATTACAAATGAGAATAATTATAATGAAATAAGCGAATACCTTAATGCTCAAGGAATCTCTAAAGTAACAGTCCCTCAAATATTTATTGGTGATGAGCATATTGGTGGCTATAGTGATTTAGAGAAGCTTAATGCGGAGAATAAATTAGATAAAATGTTACAAGATTATTCTTTTTACACGGCAGATATTTATGAAAATGATATGGGTCAACCTGATGAGTTAGACATAGAATTGCACACCAACTATGATGATATATTATAA
- a CDS encoding glutaredoxin domain-containing protein, whose amino-acid sequence MAVVIYAKHGCPYCLRAEAILAEKRIEYVKCIVPNSDSYRKIIEKTHGVKDIKTVPQIFINDKHIGGCDKLCELDKSGELDIMLQNEARKSI is encoded by the coding sequence ATGGCAGTTGTAATCTATGCAAAACATGGGTGTCCTTATTGCCTTAGAGCAGAAGCTATACTTGCAGAAAAGAGGATAGAATATGTAAAGTGCATTGTTCCAAATAGTGATAGTTACAGAAAAATAATTGAAAAAACTCATGGTGTAAAAGATATAAAAACAGTTCCCCAAATATTTATTAATGACAAACACATTGGTGGATGTGATAAACTCTGTGAGCTAGATAAGTCTGGTGAATTAGATATAATGTTGCAGAATGAGGCTCGAAAATCAATATAG
- the ribF gene encoding riboflavin biosynthesis protein RibF codes for MEVIYDYKECKGKEVALAFGNFDGIHLGHSHVISTVKNLSIERGIPSAILTFEPHPASVLFNRKNFRLTNVKQKVEFIKNHKIDYLYIINFNQNFAKTTPECFIQEVLVNSCQVKYIVTGHECVFGYKRLGNLKLIKDFAATCDYKIVELNSLAIEDNTVCSSSLIRECLTCGNIEFANKLLGRPYCISGTVVKGVGRGRKIGFPTINLNIDDDMVKPKFGVYFAKVIQNNDHFYGLVNIGVRPTFEDFKKPILEMYIFDFNYNLYDHLVKIEFLKFLRPEKKFFGTEELIAQIRSDVIEARKLKDCL; via the coding sequence ATGGAAGTTATTTATGATTATAAAGAATGTAAAGGTAAAGAAGTTGCCTTAGCGTTTGGCAATTTTGATGGAATTCATCTGGGTCATAGTCATGTTATATCCACTGTTAAAAACTTGTCTATAGAAAGAGGTATTCCTTCTGCTATATTAACTTTTGAGCCTCACCCTGCATCCGTTTTGTTTAATAGAAAAAATTTTCGGTTAACAAATGTAAAGCAGAAAGTAGAATTCATAAAAAATCATAAAATAGATTACCTATATATTATAAATTTTAATCAAAATTTTGCTAAAACGACTCCAGAGTGCTTCATTCAAGAGGTGCTAGTTAATAGTTGCCAAGTAAAATATATAGTTACAGGTCACGAATGTGTTTTTGGTTATAAGCGCTTAGGCAATTTAAAATTAATTAAAGACTTTGCGGCAACCTGTGATTATAAGATTGTAGAGCTTAACTCACTGGCTATAGAGGATAATACTGTTTGTTCTTCATCTTTAATTAGAGAGTGCTTGACTTGTGGCAACATAGAATTTGCAAATAAATTACTTGGCAGGCCATATTGCATAAGTGGTACTGTAGTAAAAGGAGTAGGTAGAGGTAGAAAAATAGGCTTTCCAACTATAAACTTAAATATTGATGATGATATGGTTAAGCCAAAATTTGGTGTTTACTTTGCTAAAGTAATACAAAATAATGATCATTTTTATGGGCTGGTTAATATTGGTGTTAGGCCAACTTTTGAAGATTTTAAAAAACCAATACTTGAGATGTATATATTTGACTTTAATTATAACTTGTACGATCATCTGGTAAAAATAGAATTTTTAAAATTCTTGCGCCCAGAGAAGAAGTTTTTTGGTACTGAAGAACTTATAGCACAGATACGTTCTGACGTAATAGAAGCACGCAAATTAAAGGATTGTTTATGA
- the lspA gene encoding signal peptidase II: MRMFYPLIISFVVLIDQISKLLIRLLIANKGTIKICSFLKFIKVWNSGISFGLFDDLPRNNIIFSLSSIIIICIFTYVLYKTRSKLVRFNFSLIIGGAMGNLIDRVYWGAVYDFIDIKIIKWHWPTFNLADSFIVIGMLLLIFKWYVYDLIKKA, encoded by the coding sequence ATGAGAATGTTTTACCCGTTAATTATATCTTTTGTTGTACTTATTGATCAGATAAGCAAGTTATTGATTAGGTTGCTGATTGCAAACAAAGGTACAATTAAGATCTGTAGCTTTTTAAAATTCATAAAGGTCTGGAATTCTGGAATTAGTTTTGGTTTATTTGATGATTTGCCAAGGAATAATATTATTTTTTCATTATCCTCAATTATCATAATCTGTATATTTACTTATGTTTTGTACAAGACTCGTAGTAAACTAGTTCGCTTTAATTTTAGCTTGATAATTGGTGGTGCTATGGGAAATCTCATTGATAGAGTATACTGGGGTGCAGTTTATGATTTTATAGATATAAAAATTATAAAATGGCATTGGCCCACTTTTAATCTTGCAGATTCTTTTATAGTCATAGGAATGCTTTTGTTGATCTTTAAGTGGTATGTTTACGATCTCATCAAAAAAGCGTAA
- a CDS encoding pitrilysin family protein has protein sequence MSQSAFALNAKVSHEKLENGMEIYIIPNHRIPAVMHMVWYKVGGADDPIGKSGLAHYLEHLMFKGTKKFKDVSATIGSIGGQFNAGTSADFTVYYELVQKKDLSLAMEVEANRMRNLNITDEAAKKERNIVLEERKMRIDNSLRAILKEEMESAFYRSNYGSPVAGWENEINSLNKNDALSFYNKYYYPNNAILVIVGDVDTNEILSLAKEHYGPIESGSTAKRFPGSEPEHNANITVTLGSDEVQEPELFVWYKVPSKVTGKNYLKISLIADILGRGMSSKLYEDLVLNKNLAVSVSVDYDEMVYCDSAIKISVLPKSGIQIQEIENALNVFIADFINKGVSDEELQSAKYRYKANKIYNLDDLASIAYFYGSNLVLGIPIENIDITYKGLDNISADEVNSEISSIFTKAKLIGYLLPKGDENNA, from the coding sequence ATGAGCCAATCAGCTTTTGCACTTAATGCAAAAGTAAGTCATGAGAAATTAGAAAATGGTATGGAGATTTATATTATACCAAACCATAGAATTCCAGCAGTAATGCACATGGTTTGGTATAAGGTTGGAGGAGCTGATGATCCAATTGGTAAATCTGGACTCGCTCATTACTTAGAACACTTAATGTTTAAAGGTACCAAAAAATTTAAAGATGTATCTGCCACTATAGGGAGTATAGGTGGTCAATTTAATGCTGGAACTTCTGCTGATTTTACTGTGTATTACGAGCTAGTGCAAAAAAAGGACTTGAGTTTAGCTATGGAAGTTGAAGCAAATAGAATGCGTAATTTAAATATAACAGACGAAGCAGCAAAGAAGGAACGCAATATCGTACTGGAAGAAAGGAAAATGAGGATAGATAATTCTCTTAGAGCAATACTTAAAGAAGAAATGGAAAGTGCATTTTATAGAAGTAATTATGGTAGTCCAGTTGCTGGTTGGGAAAATGAGATCAATTCTTTAAATAAAAATGATGCTTTGAGTTTTTACAATAAATATTATTATCCAAACAATGCAATACTTGTAATTGTCGGCGATGTTGATACCAATGAGATATTAAGTCTAGCAAAAGAACATTATGGACCTATAGAATCTGGTTCTACAGCTAAACGTTTCCCTGGGTCTGAACCAGAGCATAACGCCAACATAACTGTTACTTTGGGTAGTGATGAAGTACAGGAACCAGAGTTATTTGTATGGTATAAAGTTCCAAGTAAGGTAACTGGAAAAAATTATTTAAAAATTAGTTTAATAGCTGACATTTTAGGTAGAGGAATGTCTAGCAAGTTATACGAAGATTTGGTTTTGAATAAAAATTTAGCAGTCAGCGTTAGTGTCGATTATGATGAAATGGTATATTGTGATAGTGCAATAAAGATATCAGTGTTGCCTAAAAGTGGGATACAGATACAAGAAATCGAAAATGCACTAAATGTATTCATTGCTGATTTTATTAACAAAGGTGTATCTGATGAGGAATTGCAAAGTGCAAAATATAGGTATAAAGCTAACAAAATTTATAATTTGGATGATTTAGCATCTATAGCTTACTTTTATGGTAGTAATTTAGTCTTGGGTATTCCAATCGAGAATATAGATATCACTTATAAAGGGCTTGATAATATTAGTGCAGATGAGGTAAATTCAGAGATTAGTTCTATTTTTACCAAAGCCAAACTAATTGGTTATTTACTTCCTAAAGGAGATGAAAATAATGCATAA